The genomic stretch GGCGGGCGGGAGATTCCCGGAACAATTGTTATGGAGGTTTAATAGATGCGGACCGCACTTCTTCCGGAGTTTTCCGTTGTAAGAGACGAGAACCGGTGCATCCAGTGCCGGGTTTGCGAGCGCCAGTGCTCCTTCGACGTATATAGCTACGATGCCGGCAACAATCTGATGGTACACAGGGAGGAGAACTGCGTGGCATGCCAGAGATGCTCCGTTCTCTGTCCCACCAACGCACTGGTCATCAAGATGAACGACTACACGTATCGGCCCAACGCCAACTGGACCCGCGAGTCCATCAGCGACCTGAAGAAGCAGGCCGAGACGGGAGGCGTCCTGCTCACGGGTATGGGGTGCGACAAGCCTCTTAAGAATTACTGGGATCATATCCTGCTGAACGCCTCGCAGGTGACCAACCCCTCCATCGACCCCCTGCGGGAGCCCATGGAACTTCGCACCCGGCTGGGAAGAAAAGCCGACCATCTCGAGATCAGGAACGGAAATCTCGAGGTCCCCGACTATCCGTACGTGGACCTTTCCACTCCCATCATGTTCGGGGCCATGTCCTACGGCGCCATCAGCTATAACTGCTTCAAATCCCTAGCTCAGGCCGCTCATGAGGTCGGAACCATGTTTAACACCGGTGAAGGCGGGTGGCCCAGGGAGCTTCGCAAGTTCGGGACAAATACCATCGTTCAGTGCGCTTCCGGCCGGTTCGGCCTTGATCTGGAGTACTTCAATGACGCGGCCATGGTGGAAATCAAGATCGGCCAGGGAGCGAAGCCGGGTATCGGCGGACATCTTCCGGGCGAGAAGGTCTCCGCGCACATCTCGCAGACGAGGATGATTCCGATGGGGTCCGACGCCATCAGCCCGGCCCCTCACCACGACATCTACTCCATCGAGGACCTGCAAATGCTCGTCCACGCCCTCAAGGAGGCCACTGATTATAGAAAACCGGTATCCGTCAAGATCTCCGCGGTTCACAATGCCCCGGCCATTGCCAGCGGCATGGTGAGGGCGGGAGCGGACATTATCGTCATCGATGGAGTCCGGGGCGGCACCGGTGCGGCGCCAAAGATCCTCAGAGACAACGTCGGACTGCCCATAGAGCTTGCGTTGGCGGCTGTCGACACGAGGCTGAGGGAGGAGGGCATACGCAACTGGGCATCCCTCGTATGTTCCGG from Deltaproteobacteria bacterium encodes the following:
- a CDS encoding FMN-binding glutamate synthase family protein yields the protein MRTALLPEFSVVRDENRCIQCRVCERQCSFDVYSYDAGNNLMVHREENCVACQRCSVLCPTNALVIKMNDYTYRPNANWTRESISDLKKQAETGGVLLTGMGCDKPLKNYWDHILLNASQVTNPSIDPLREPMELRTRLGRKADHLEIRNGNLEVPDYPYVDLSTPIMFGAMSYGAISYNCFKSLAQAAHEVGTMFNTGEGGWPRELRKFGTNTIVQCASGRFGLDLEYFNDAAMVEIKIGQGAKPGIGGHLPGEKVSAHISQTRMIPMGSDAISPAPHHDIYSIEDLQMLVHALKEATDYRKPVSVKISAVHNAPAIASGMVRAGADIIVIDGVRGGTGAAPKILRDNVGLPIELALAAVDTRLREEGIRNWASLVCSGGIRNSSDIFKAIALGADAVYIGTAALMALGCTVCQKCYTGKCAWGITTQDPYLSKRVNPEIGTQALVNLLRAWSLEIKEMLGCAGINSIESVRGNRLQLRGIGLEDWELGVLGIRGAGQ